A window of Candidatus Nanopelagicales bacterium genomic DNA:
TCAACCAGACTTCACAACCGGTCATTTCGCTGAGCACGCAAGCAGGAACGAGCGGCGTGCCACCTTCACGCAGGGTGATTACTGGAGTATTCGCAGAAACCGGCAAACGATCCCGATACTCCTCGATAAGTCCACGCCAAAGATGTGCCACTGATTACGCCCCTGCCTCACCCTCGACTCGCATCACACCAACAACAGCCTTCACTGTTGAGAGTTTGCGAAGTCGATTGACTGTGTCTTGCAATGCCCCATCACTTGCTCGGTGAGTACGAACAATGAGTCCGGCACCTTCACCGTGTCCGTCTTGGCGAACAACTTGAATGCTCACCCCTGCATCGGCAAACGCCTGTGCGATGCTTGCCAGTGCACCAGGGCGATCAACAACATCAAGATTGACGTAATAGCAAGTTGATGCCTCGCCTATTGGAAGCACTGGGTACTGCACGTCAGCACTTTCGCCCCACCCAGTTGAACCAGTGAGTCGATTGCGCGCTGCAACAACGACGTCACCGAGAACAGCGGATGCTGTTGGTGCCCCTCCTGCGCCTCGCCCATAAAACATTAACTCGCCAGCCGCTTCAGTTTCAACGAACACCGCGTTGAAAGCATCGCGCACGCTGGCAAGTGGGTGTTCTTTGGGAACCATTGTTGGGTGCACGCGAACAATCACACCGCTGTCATCGGGCATGCGTTCAGCAATTGCAAGGAGCTTGATCACGCATCCCATGTTTTTAGCAGCACGGATATCTTCAATAGACACGTTCGAAATACCTTCGCAAAAGACATCTTCGCGCGTGACATGCGTGTGGAAGGCAAGCTCGGCGAGGATCGCAGCCTTCGATGCGGCATCGTGGCCTTCAACATCGGCCGTGGGGTCAGCTTCTGCATAACCAAGCCCTTGGGCCTCTGCGAGTGCATCCGCAAATGAAGCGCCGTCCTCTTCCATTTTGGTCAAAATGTAGTTCGTAGTGCCGTTCACGATGCCCATGATTTTGGTGACGTGATCACCTGAGAGCGATTCTTGGAGTACGCGCACAATCGGAATTGCGCCAGCAACTGAAGCCTCGAAGAAAATATCGACGCCTTCAGCTTCAGCAGCTGCGTACAACGATGCGCCATCAGAAGCCAATAAGGCTTTGTTCGCGGTGACCACACTCGATCCAGACTTGATCGCAGCCATAATCAATGACTTCGCTGGTTCGATGCCGCCGATCAGCTCTACCACGATGTCGGCGCCTGACGTGGCCACTGCCATGGCGTCATCAGATAAGTACTGCGGGTCGATGTCACGCACTTTTGATAGATCGCGGACCGCGACCTTGGTGAGCTTCAACGAAGTGCCCATACGGATGTGCAGATCGGTATCCCTGTCGGTCAGCAGGCGTGCGACCTGAGTACCAACCGTGCCTCCACCCAACACTGCCACCGTGACGGGACGAGGGGCGCTTTCGGTAGACATGAGTACTCCATATGGGCGGGTCGGACGTCATAGCCTCTCAGGTCCACCCACTCATCCGCGCATCGGTGGGGGGCGATTCCTGACCAAGACCTCCCATTTTGTCCCCTAAGTCTGGGTCAAGATCAGTCACCTTGAGCGCGCATCCCACACCTTTCCCCCACGAATCCCTAACGTGCGCCTCATAACTTCCCCCTACTTAGGAGTCGTGACATGAATCAACTCACCAGGAAACTCATTGCTGAAGCAGTGGGCACCTTCCTATTGGTCTTCCTTGCAGTGGGCGCTGCTGTCTTTGGCATTGCTGCCAAAGTCGGCACCGACGGCAATGGCCCAGGTAACGGCGTCGTGGGCGTGGCATTGGCTTTCGGCCTGGTTCTGCTTGGCATTGCCTACGCATTCGGCCCAGTATCTGGCGCTCACGTCAACCCGGCAGTCACCTTGGGCATGCTCCTTGGACGTCGAATGCCAGCAGGTGAGGCAGTCGGTTACTGGATCGCACAGTTCGTTGGCGCAATTGCAGCTGGTGGCGTCTTGAAACTCTTCGTTTCAAGTTTTGGGGTTACTGACTACACCGGAGCACTGGGCACTAACGGCTACGACAACGGCGCAATCAACGGCACTGGTGCTTTCGTTCTTGAAGCACTCCTCACTGCCGCATTCGTGCTCGTCATTCTTTTAGTCACTGAGCGCGTGGCTGCGCCAGGCTTTGCGGGTATCGCCATTGGTTTGACTTTGACACTCGTGCACTTGGTTGGCATTCCATTGACTGGCACCTCAGTAAACCCAGCACGTTCATTTGGACCTGCACTGTGGCAGGGCGGCACAGCGATGAGCCAGGTGTGGCTATTCATCCTTGCGCCACTCGTTGGTTCAGTTATTGCAGTGATCGTATGGAAGCTCACCCGCACAAGCGATGCGGAGCAAGAATCACTTGTTGCTGGCTCAGAGCGCGAGTAACACAACACATTCAAAGTGGGCTGGACTTCATCGAAGTCCAGCCCACTTTGTTTTATAAAAAACTATTGAGCACCAGGATCCAGCATCAACATGTCTTCAATGGTTTCTCTACGAAGCACCACAGTTGATGATCCACCCATCACACCAACCACTGCAGGCTTTGGCAAATAGTTGTAGTTCGATGCCATCGAGCGACAGTAAGCACCTGTCGCAGCTACGGCCAAGAGATCACCTGGAGCTAAATCTGAAGGTAAGTAAGCCTCGCGAATCACAATGTCTCCAGATTCACAATGCTTACCAACAACACGAACCAACATTGGTTCAGCTTTTGAGGTTCGAGATGCAAGTTCCACGGTGTATTGAGCGTCGTATAAAGCCGTACGAATGTTGTCGCTCATACCGCCGTCGACGGACACGTACGTGCGCACGCC
This region includes:
- a CDS encoding homoserine dehydrogenase produces the protein MSTESAPRPVTVAVLGGGTVGTQVARLLTDRDTDLHIRMGTSLKLTKVAVRDLSKVRDIDPQYLSDDAMAVATSGADIVVELIGGIEPAKSLIMAAIKSGSSVVTANKALLASDGASLYAAAEAEGVDIFFEASVAGAIPIVRVLQESLSGDHVTKIMGIVNGTTNYILTKMEEDGASFADALAEAQGLGYAEADPTADVEGHDAASKAAILAELAFHTHVTREDVFCEGISNVSIEDIRAAKNMGCVIKLLAIAERMPDDSGVIVRVHPTMVPKEHPLASVRDAFNAVFVETEAAGELMFYGRGAGGAPTASAVLGDVVVAARNRLTGSTGWGESADVQYPVLPIGEASTCYYVNLDVVDRPGALASIAQAFADAGVSIQVVRQDGHGEGAGLIVRTHRASDGALQDTVNRLRKLSTVKAVVGVMRVEGEAGA
- a CDS encoding aquaporin → MNQLTRKLIAEAVGTFLLVFLAVGAAVFGIAAKVGTDGNGPGNGVVGVALAFGLVLLGIAYAFGPVSGAHVNPAVTLGMLLGRRMPAGEAVGYWIAQFVGAIAAGGVLKLFVSSFGVTDYTGALGTNGYDNGAINGTGAFVLEALLTAAFVLVILLVTERVAAPGFAGIAIGLTLTLVHLVGIPLTGTSVNPARSFGPALWQGGTAMSQVWLFILAPLVGSVIAVIVWKLTRTSDAEQESLVAGSERE